In Psychrobacter immobilis, a single genomic region encodes these proteins:
- a CDS encoding polyprenyl synthetase family protein has protein sequence MTVSSTPSFIPESLMPSRLVSFTSFNNNTEQFHSTVRAQLAQDIEVLFAYAELPSPLIDACRYVMTGQGKLVRPLLVASAFDSVNQSNANDDFNDGANDNVNVNDSANNNVSNDDESADKSTDRRTTYNSDLESLLENDSDYDMCRRAALAVELLHTYSLVHDDLPCMDDDELRRGQPTAHIVFEESTALLAGDVLQTLAFEVLTAELPTFAPFDSAIASQLIAIFAPRARRMVSGQMLDLNAEATTGISQSDLEAIHRDKTGALIEAAMLMGGICAGATAPQRMALQECAQHIGLAFQVQDDILDVTTSTDTLGKPAGSDEKLDKSTYVKLMGVEQATSYAQSLFNDGRTAIIRELSRHESSSSELGSDANNDALLALIEWLWARKK, from the coding sequence ATGACTGTTTCTTCTACGCCAAGCTTTATACCTGAAAGCCTTATGCCTTCAAGACTTGTATCTTTTACTAGCTTTAATAACAACACCGAGCAATTTCATAGCACCGTGCGGGCGCAACTTGCACAAGATATCGAGGTGCTATTTGCTTATGCTGAGCTGCCAAGCCCACTGATTGATGCCTGCCGTTATGTGATGACTGGTCAAGGTAAATTGGTACGTCCGTTATTGGTCGCCAGCGCCTTTGATAGTGTCAATCAAAGCAATGCTAATGACGACTTTAATGACGGCGCTAATGACAATGTTAATGTTAATGACAGCGCTAATAACAATGTTAGTAATGACGATGAAAGCGCGGATAAAAGCACTGATAGAAGAACCACTTATAATAGCGATTTAGAGTCGCTGCTAGAAAACGACTCCGATTATGATATGTGTCGCCGTGCGGCGTTAGCCGTGGAGCTGTTGCATACCTACTCATTGGTACATGATGACTTGCCATGTATGGACGATGATGAGCTGCGCCGTGGTCAGCCAACCGCCCATATCGTCTTTGAAGAATCGACCGCACTGCTGGCAGGTGACGTGCTACAGACACTCGCTTTTGAAGTGTTGACCGCAGAGCTGCCAACCTTTGCCCCTTTTGATTCAGCTATCGCAAGCCAGCTCATCGCGATATTTGCACCGCGTGCCAGACGTATGGTTTCGGGTCAAATGCTCGATCTCAATGCCGAAGCTACTACAGGCATTTCACAAAGCGACTTGGAAGCTATCCACCGTGATAAAACCGGTGCACTCATTGAAGCGGCGATGCTAATGGGCGGTATTTGTGCTGGCGCGACCGCTCCACAGCGTATGGCTCTACAAGAGTGTGCGCAGCATATTGGTCTAGCCTTTCAGGTACAAGACGATATTTTAGACGTCACCACCAGCACCGATACGCTTGGTAAACCTGCTGGCAGTGATGAAAAATTGGATAAATCTACCTACGTAAAATTGATGGGCGTTGAGCAGGCAACCAGCTATGCGCAATCGCTATTTAATGATGGACGCACAGCCATCATTCGTGAACTGAGTCGTCATGAATCAAGCAGTAGCGAGCTTGGCAGTGACGCAAACAACGATGCTTTACTGGCATTAATAGAATGGCTATGGGCACGTAAAAAATAG
- a CDS encoding DUF72 domain-containing protein: MDSTPTPRIYLGTGGYSDTDLLGTLYPIGTKKTDFLREYAKQYGAVEINSTFYAPIGQKAFAGMVDKAYVQADSELKFAVKLHQDFTHARKGTSDHAQAFITALTPLIEANALAPLLLQFPHGFDRTREHRLYLANLVSWFQDYPLAVEFRHNGWHTPQVVDSFRQQGLIWCSVDYPKVSGLPPSRLIFTERTGYLRMHGNNLNWWDAMSAADRHDYRYSEAEMQDWAQAIANQRQHFDTLYIFFQNTVNAHAYYNIAMLREALGKFGFEVL; this comes from the coding sequence ATGGACAGTACCCCTACTCCGCGTATTTATCTTGGCACCGGCGGTTATAGCGATACCGACTTACTTGGTACGCTATATCCAATCGGCACCAAAAAAACCGACTTCTTACGCGAATACGCCAAGCAATACGGCGCGGTGGAAATTAATAGCACTTTCTACGCGCCCATCGGGCAAAAAGCCTTTGCTGGTATGGTCGATAAAGCCTATGTGCAAGCAGACAGTGAATTGAAGTTCGCGGTCAAACTGCATCAAGACTTTACTCATGCACGTAAAGGCACTAGCGATCACGCCCAAGCATTTATTACTGCTCTAACGCCACTGATCGAAGCCAACGCTCTCGCGCCACTACTACTGCAATTCCCACACGGCTTTGATCGTACCCGCGAGCATCGTCTATATCTGGCAAACCTTGTCAGTTGGTTTCAAGATTATCCACTAGCCGTTGAGTTTCGCCATAATGGCTGGCATACCCCGCAAGTGGTCGATAGCTTTCGGCAGCAAGGTCTCATTTGGTGCAGCGTCGATTACCCCAAAGTCAGCGGTCTACCACCGTCACGATTGATATTTACCGAGCGCACTGGCTATCTACGGATGCATGGTAATAATCTAAACTGGTGGGATGCGATGAGTGCCGCTGACCGCCATGATTATCGCTATAGCGAAGCTGAGATGCAGGACTGGGCGCAGGCGATTGCCAATCAGCGTCAGCACTTTGATACGCTCTATATTTTCTTTCAAAATACCGTCAACGCGCATGCTTATTATAATATTGCGATGTTGAGGGAAGCGTTGGGTAAGTTTGGGTTTGAGGTGTTGTAG